Proteins co-encoded in one Maylandia zebra isolate NMK-2024a linkage group LG16, Mzebra_GT3a, whole genome shotgun sequence genomic window:
- the grb14 gene encoding growth factor receptor-bound protein 14 isoform X3, with the protein MNFHARRVTLPAITPLCLQKRVIKVYSEDNTSKAVEVPSDVTAQDVCQLFVLKNHCIDDHAWTLFEHLSHLGIERALEDHEYVMEVLSSWAMDTDSRLYFRKNYAKYEFFRKPLDFFPDHMVSISSETNGMVDHCDLIQTFLNSSTCPEIHGYLHAKEQSRKSWKKSYFVLRRSGLYFSNKGTSKEPRHLQFFADFSDSDVYTVLAAKKLHGAPTEFGFCVKSTKCSSARDLKLLCADDEQTRTCWITAMRLLKFGMQLYQNFIQPHQKQKASPMRSISENSLVAMDFSGQKSRVIENPSEVLSVAVEEGLSWRRKSCHRLSGHGSPSTAQSSVLNIAIHVAQPWFHGKLSREESHRLIAQQGLIDGVFLLRDSQSNPKTFVLSLCYMQKIKHFQILPVDDEGESFYSLDDGQTRFTDLIQLVDFYQLNRGVLPCKLRHHCARITL; encoded by the exons ATGAATTTCCATGCAAGAAGAGTCACGTTGCCTGCCATCACACCTCTTTGTCTGCAGAAGCGG GTAATTAAAGTTTATAGTGAAGATAATACCAGCAAAGCTGTAGAAGTTCCTTCTGATGTAACTGCCCAGGATGTATGTCAGCTGTTTGTCTTGAAGAATCACTGCATTGATGATCACGCCTGGACACTTTTTGAACACCTCTCCCATCTAGGAATAG AAAGAGCTCTGGAAGACCATGAGTACGTTATGGAAGTACTTTCAAGCTGGGCGATGGACACAGACAGCCGGTTGTATTTTAGGAAGAATTATGCTAAATATGAATTCTTTAGGAAACCACTG GACTTTTTCCCAGATCACATGGTTTCCATATCGAGTGAAACCAATGGGATGGTGGATCACTGTGACCTTATACAG ACCTTTCTGAATTCCAGCACTTGTCCTGAGATCCATGGATACCTTCACGCCAAAGAGCAAAGCAGGAAGTCTTGGAAGAagtcttattttgttttgcggCGGTCAGGGCTTTATTTCTCCAATAAGGGGACTTCCAAG GAACCAAGACATCTCCAGTTCTTTGCTGACTTCAGTGACAGTGATGTCTACACTGTTTTGGCAGCCAAAAAACTACACGGGGCACCTACAGAATTTGGCTTCTGTGTGAAG TCCACAAAATGCAGTTCTGCCCGGGACTTGAAGCTGCTTTGTGCAGATGACGAGCAGACCAGGACCTGCTGGATTACAGCCATGCGCTTGTTAAAG tTTGGGATGCAACTTTACCAAAATTTCATTCAGCCACACCAGAAGCAAAAAGCCTCACCAATG AGAAGCATATCAGAGAACTCTCTGGTGGCTATGGACTTTTCTGGCCAAAAGAGTCGGGTGATCGAGAACCCATCCGAGGTGCTCTCAGTAGCTGTAGAGGAAGGCTTGTCGTGGAGG AGGAAAAGCTGCCACCGCTTGAGTGGTCATGGGAGCCCTTCCACAGCCCAGAGCTCTGTGCTAAACATAG CTATCCACGTGGCTCAGCCGTGGTTTCATGGCAAACTGTCTCGTGAAGAGTCTCACCGTCTAATTGCTCAACAGGGTCTTATTGATGG AGTGTTTCTTCTGAGGGACAGCCAGAGCAACCCTAAGACATTTGTACTTTCACTGTGCTATATgcaaaaaattaaacattttcaaatattACCA GTGGACGATGAAGGAGAGTCGTTTTACAGTCTTGATGATGGTCAAACACGGTTCACTGACTTGATCCAGTTGGTGGATTTTTACCAGCTAAACCGTGGGGTGCTTCCATGCAAGCTCAGACATCACTGTGCTCGGATAACCCTGTGA
- the grb14 gene encoding growth factor receptor-bound protein 14 isoform X2, with the protein MLCTQPCFGYRTSPNSILCLAPNKRVIKVYSEDNTSKAVEVPSDVTAQDVCQLFVLKNHCIDDHAWTLFEHLSHLGIERALEDHEYVMEVLSSWAMDTDSRLYFRKNYAKYEFFRKPLDFFPDHMVSISSETNGMVDHCDLIQTFLNSSTCPEIHGYLHAKEQSRKSWKKSYFVLRRSGLYFSNKGTSKEPRHLQFFADFSDSDVYTVLAAKKLHGAPTEFGFCVKSTKCSSARDLKLLCADDEQTRTCWITAMRLLKFGMQLYQNFIQPHQKQKASPMRSISENSLVAMDFSGQKSRVIENPSEVLSVAVEEGLSWRRKSCHRLSGHGSPSTAQSSVLNIAIHVAQPWFHGKLSREESHRLIAQQGLIDGVFLLRDSQSNPKTFVLSLCYMQKIKHFQILPVDDEGESFYSLDDGQTRFTDLIQLVDFYQLNRGVLPCKLRHHCARITL; encoded by the exons ATGCTTTGTACTCAGCCATGTTTTGGCTACAGAACTAGCCCAAACTCAATACTATGCTTGGCTCCAAACAAGCGG GTAATTAAAGTTTATAGTGAAGATAATACCAGCAAAGCTGTAGAAGTTCCTTCTGATGTAACTGCCCAGGATGTATGTCAGCTGTTTGTCTTGAAGAATCACTGCATTGATGATCACGCCTGGACACTTTTTGAACACCTCTCCCATCTAGGAATAG AAAGAGCTCTGGAAGACCATGAGTACGTTATGGAAGTACTTTCAAGCTGGGCGATGGACACAGACAGCCGGTTGTATTTTAGGAAGAATTATGCTAAATATGAATTCTTTAGGAAACCACTG GACTTTTTCCCAGATCACATGGTTTCCATATCGAGTGAAACCAATGGGATGGTGGATCACTGTGACCTTATACAG ACCTTTCTGAATTCCAGCACTTGTCCTGAGATCCATGGATACCTTCACGCCAAAGAGCAAAGCAGGAAGTCTTGGAAGAagtcttattttgttttgcggCGGTCAGGGCTTTATTTCTCCAATAAGGGGACTTCCAAG GAACCAAGACATCTCCAGTTCTTTGCTGACTTCAGTGACAGTGATGTCTACACTGTTTTGGCAGCCAAAAAACTACACGGGGCACCTACAGAATTTGGCTTCTGTGTGAAG TCCACAAAATGCAGTTCTGCCCGGGACTTGAAGCTGCTTTGTGCAGATGACGAGCAGACCAGGACCTGCTGGATTACAGCCATGCGCTTGTTAAAG tTTGGGATGCAACTTTACCAAAATTTCATTCAGCCACACCAGAAGCAAAAAGCCTCACCAATG AGAAGCATATCAGAGAACTCTCTGGTGGCTATGGACTTTTCTGGCCAAAAGAGTCGGGTGATCGAGAACCCATCCGAGGTGCTCTCAGTAGCTGTAGAGGAAGGCTTGTCGTGGAGG AGGAAAAGCTGCCACCGCTTGAGTGGTCATGGGAGCCCTTCCACAGCCCAGAGCTCTGTGCTAAACATAG CTATCCACGTGGCTCAGCCGTGGTTTCATGGCAAACTGTCTCGTGAAGAGTCTCACCGTCTAATTGCTCAACAGGGTCTTATTGATGG AGTGTTTCTTCTGAGGGACAGCCAGAGCAACCCTAAGACATTTGTACTTTCACTGTGCTATATgcaaaaaattaaacattttcaaatattACCA GTGGACGATGAAGGAGAGTCGTTTTACAGTCTTGATGATGGTCAAACACGGTTCACTGACTTGATCCAGTTGGTGGATTTTTACCAGCTAAACCGTGGGGTGCTTCCATGCAAGCTCAGACATCACTGTGCTCGGATAACCCTGTGA